The Sphaerisporangium siamense genome includes the window AGCGCTCCAGGCGCTCGTCCTGACCGGCCTCGATGAGCACACCGGTGAGGTAGGCGATGTCCTGGTCCTCGGCGGTGGCCGGGTCGCCGCCCTCGACGACGGCCTTCCACAGGATGTCCGCGCCGACCGGGGCGTACCCGAGGAAGCTCAGCGTGGTCGTGTGACGGCGCGTGGCCGGCAGGTCGGTGCCCGACAGCGGCCACAGCCAGCCCACCCACCGCTCGGGGTCGGCGTTGTGGCCGTCGGCGGCGTCGAAGTACTCGACCAGCTCGTCCTGCGGGCCGGGCGCGGGCGGCGGCGTCACGGCCGCGGCGGCGGCGCGCAGCTCGGCCACGCGCTCGGGCAGCCCGTCGGTGACGCGCAGCGAGCCCAGCCACGACTCGGCCAGGTCGGCCAGGGCGTTCGCCTGCCAGGGGATCTGACGCTTGACGGCGAGGTGCCCGGAGATCAGGGCCAGCTCGACGCGGCCGCGGTGCACGCCCATGGTCTCGAAGTAGGTCATCCACTGGCGCATGACCCGGCCGAGCTGCCAGGTGTTGCTGATGACCTGGTCCAGGCGGCCGACCACGTGCGCCCACTCGACCCAGTCGCGCGGGTGGTCGCCGACGACGTCCAGGTCGGGCAGCGCCTCCAGCGCCTCGGCGGAGCGGCCGGCCGTGGCGAGCACCAGCGCGCGCAGCACGCCCTCGCGGTGGTCCTTGGCGACCGGGTCGTCGGCGGGGAACTCCTTGGCGGAGTCGAGCTCGGCCAGCGCCTCCTCGGCGCGGCCCGCGGCGAGCAGGGCGCGCACGCCCATGGCGGCGAGCTCCCAGCTCACCTGGCCCCCGGCGCCGCGGTGGCCGGCGGCGGCCGACTCGTAGTAGGTGACGGCCTGCTCGCTCTCGCCCGCGTCGATCAGCGCCGCGACGTACTGGCCGGCCAGGCCGCAGAACGCGGGAGAGCCGGGGCTCACGCCTTCGAGGGCGGCGCCGAGGGCGGCGAGGCGTTCCGCGGCGTACCCGGGGCCGTCGACGTTGGCCTGCGTGAGGGCCAGGGCCTCGGCGGCGGCCGGGACCGAGGGGCAGTCCTTGACGTCCTCGCGCGCGGCGAACTCGGCCAGCGCCTCGGCGTCGCCGAGCGCGACGGTGCCCTGGGCGCGGTCGCCGATTCGGCTGATCAGGTGCCAGTAGCGGGCGAACAGCTCCAGCCACGGCCGCTCCAGCGTGCCGGCCTGCTGGGCCACCGCGGGCGCCATGACGTCGAGCTGGGAGTACCGCCCCTCGAATGCCTGGGCGGGCAGGTCGCCCAAGGCGATGGCGAGCCCTGTGTCGCCTGCTTCGTGCAACTGCCGTTGGGTGTCAGCGACCCAGGCCCAGATGTCCACGTCCATGGCAGGCCAGTCTGCCAGTTCGGCGCTCGTGCCCCAAACAGGCGGCCACGCGCGGTGGGGTCTAGAGCCCCGTGACCTCGCCCGAGGCGACCAGGACCGCGGGGCCGGCCAGCAGGCTCGTGCCCGCGCCGAGGGTGACGGTGAGCACGCCGCCGGGAACCTCGACGATCCAGGTGCCCTCCGGCTCGTCCGCGAGCCGCGCCGCCGCGACCGCCGCCGCGACCGTCCCCGTGCCGCAGGAGCGGGTCTCGCCCGAGCCGCGCTCGTGGACGCGCATCACGACCCGCCGCTCGCCCACCACGTTCACCATCTCGACGTTCACGCCGGCGGGGAACACGGCGGGGTCGAAGCCCGGCTGGGAGCTCAGGTCCATGAGGCCCACGGGGTCGCCGGTGACGCAGGCGAGGTGCGGGTTGCCCATGTCGACGACCAGGCCGGTGTACTCGGCGCCGCCGACGGTGGCCCGGCTCTCGCCGCCCACCCGGGGCGCGCCCATGTCCACGGTGACGTCGCCGGTGCGCCCGAGGCTCACGCGGCGCACACCCCCGCGGGTCACGATGTCGAACTCGCCGGGCTCGGCCAGCCCCGAGTCCACCAGGTAGCGCGCGAAGACGCGCGTGCCGTTGCCGCACATCTCGGCCAGGCCGCCGTCGGCGTTGCGGTAGTCCATGAACCACTCGGCGCCGCCGCGCGGCGCGCCCTCGCGGTCCAGGATCTCGCCCGCCTCGGGGCTGAGCTTGGCGGGGACGACGCGGAGGATGCCGTCGGCGCCGATGCCGGCGCGCCGGTCGCAGAGCCGGGCCACCAGGGACGCGTGCAGGTCGAGGCCCGCGTCGAGATCAGGGAGGATGACGAAGTCGTTCTCGGTGCCGTGGCCCTTTACGAAACGCATGTCTCCAAAGCTTACGCCCCCGCGAGCCGGAGGGCCTGTTCGAGCAGGTCAGGGGCGTCGAAGGGCAGCCATACGACCCGGGGGTCGCGGCGGAACCACGACTCCTGGCGGCGCGCGAACCTGCGGGTGGCGCGGACCGTCTCCTCGCGGGCCTGGTCCTCGGTCCACTCCCCGGCGAGGTGGCGCAGCACCTGCGCGTAGCCGAGCGCCCGGCTCGCCGTGCGGCCGTCGGCGAGGCCGTGCCCGGCCAGGGCCCTGACCTCCTCGACGAACCCGGCCTCCCACATGCGGTCGACGCGCAGCGCGATGCGCTCGTCGAGCACCGGCCTCGGCACGTGCAGGCCGATCTGCGCACTGGTGTAGACGGCGTCGTAGGACGGCATCGTGGCGGAGAACGGCCGTCCTGAGATCTCGATGACCTCCAGGGCGCGCACGATGCGGCGGCCGTTGCTGGACAGGACGGCCTCGGCGGCCACCGGGTCGAGCTCCTTCAGGCGCTGGTGCAGGAGCTCGGAGCCCACGGCGGCCAGCTCGGCCTCCAGGCGTGCCCGCACCCCGGGGTCGGTGCCGGGGAACTCCAGGGCGTCCAGCGCGGCCCTGATGTACAGGCCGGAGCCGCCGACCAGGATCGGCACGCGGCCCTCGGCGCGCAGGGCGTCGATGAGGGGGCGGGCCATGCGCTGGTACTCGGCGACGCTGGCCGTCCGCGAGACGTCCCAGACGTCCAGCAGGTGGTGGGGGACGCCGCGGCGCTCGGCGGGGGTGAGCTTGGCCGTGCCGATGTCCATGCCCCGGTAGAGCTGCATGGAGTCGGCGTTGACGGCCTCGCCGCCGAGCCGCAGCGCGAGGTCCACCGCGAGGTCGGACTTGCCCGCGGCGGTCGGGCCGACGACGGCGATGACGGGCGGGCGCTCCACTACAGCTCCCAGTCCAGGGTGGGGGCGAGGTGGCCTTCGAGGGTGAGCAGCCAGCGCTTGGTCTCGATGCCGGTGCCGCTGAACCCGCCGATGCCGTTGCCGGCGACGACGCGGTGGCAGGGCACGATGATCGGGAGCGGGTTGCTGCCCATGACCTGGCCGATCGCCCGGGCGTCCACGCCCGCGCGGCTGGCCGCCCCGAGCTCGCCGTAGGTGATGACCTTGCCGTACGGGACGCGCGTATACAGGGTGCCGAGGACGCGGCGTTGCAGGGGGGACATCAGCCGCCAGTCGACCGGGACGGTGAACCGCTGCAGCTCACCGGCGAAGTAGGCGGCGAGCTCCTCGCGGACGAGCGTGGTGCGTGCCGGGTCGTCGGCCTCGGCGGCGTCGAGGTGCTCCAGCACCCGGCCGCGCGCCTCGGGGCCGTCACGGAAGGCGGCCGCGACCACGCCCGCCCGCGTCACGGCCGCCATCACGGTGCCGACGCGGGTCGGCACTCCGGCGAAGGCCACGTCCAGCATCCGCTTCCCTTCTTCCACGGGGTGCTCCGGTACGGGCGCGATGCCCGCCTTCTCACCGTAACCACGCCGGGCCCTCCCGGCGTCCCGATCTTGGATGTTCGCCGCGGTCACGCCTGGGACCAACTGGCGACGAGGTACCCGACGCCGTACGGCGCCTCGTCGTACAGCGCCTCTCCGGTCATACGGCGGTCCCCGGCCGCGCCGGCCAGCACCTGGAACGCGGCGCGCCCCGCCACCCACAGCTCCTCCGCCTCGGCGGGGTCGAGCGCGGCCAGGGCCCCGGCGTCGGCGCCGCCCAGGGCGCGGACGAGCGCCCGGTCGTAGCCGGCCGCGGCCGGATGGAGGTAGCCGGGGGACTTCACGGTGAGCCTGGCCGAGCCGTCCCCCATGACGAGCAGCGCGACCCGCTCACCCCGCGCCGCCAGGGCCCGGCCGAGCCGCGCGCACTCGCCGGAGGAAGCGTCCGAGGCCACGGCCTGGTGCGCGGCGGGCACACCGGCGCCGGCCAGGTCGAGCAGCCAGCGTCCGATGGTCAGGGACAGGGGTAACACCGGCGGGCCGCTCCCCACGCGGACGTCCCCGCCCCACGGGGCCAGGCCGCCCGCCGCGTCCCCCGCGTAGGAGCGGGTGGCGTCGGCGCCGCCCACCGTGATCAGCGTGTCGGGCCGGGCGGCGGCGAGCGACCGGACGGCCGCCACGCAGGCCAGGCGCAGAGGCTCCAGCTCGGGCGACGCCTCGCCCGCGAGGCCGGGCACGATCAGCGGTGGGTGCGGGCACACGGCCGCGGCGACTAGCACGCCAACAGGCTAGTGCGGCGCCCGCGCACGATGGTCCGACGCGGAGACGCGGAGACCCCGGCGCCGCCGCGGGCGCCGGGGTCTCGTGGCCCTCGTGGAGGGACGGGCGATCAGCTGCCGCCGAAGTCCTGGGTCCACCAGGGGCCGCCGCTGCCGAAGTGCACGCCGACGCCGATGGCCTTCAGCTTGCAGTTCATGATGTTGGCGCGGTGCCCGGGGCTGTTGAGCCAGGCCTTGACGACCGCCTCGGGGGTCTGCTGTCCCCTGGCGATGTTCTCCGCGTACATGTTCGAGGTGTAGCCGGCCGCCTTGATGCGGTCCCAGGGGGTGCGCCCGTCCTGGGAGTTGTGGTCGAAGTACCCCTTGGCCGCCATGTCGTCGGAGTGCCCGCGCGCGGCCTGGCGCAGCTTCTCGTCGATGCGCAGCGGCCCGCAGCCCTGCTCCTGCCGTGCGGCGTTGGTCAGGCGCGCCACCTCGTCCTCGGCGGTGACGATGCTCGACGGCCCCTTGCCCGTGGAGGTCGGCGAGGGCGCCGGCTTGGCCGGGCTCTTGCTGGGCGTCGCGGTCGGCTTCGCGGTGGGGCTCGCGGTCGGTTTGGCGGTGGGGCTCGCGGTCGGTTTGGCGGTGGGACGGTGCCGGGAGGTCGGCTTGGCGGTGGGCCCGCTCGGGCGGAGGTCACGGAAGAAGTCGGCGCCGAGGCCGGAGGCGCGGCCCGGCTGCGCCTGGTAGGGGGCGACGTATCCGACAGGGCCGTCGGGGCCCGGACGCGCGCCCTGCGAGTCGGTGGACTCCCCGCCCGGGTTCTTCTTGTTCTTGGCGCTCTCGCCGCCGGAAGGCCCGGCCGTCTTGGCGACGGGCGTCTGCTCCCGCGA containing:
- a CDS encoding tetratricopeptide repeat protein, which codes for MDVDIWAWVADTQRQLHEAGDTGLAIALGDLPAQAFEGRYSQLDVMAPAVAQQAGTLERPWLELFARYWHLISRIGDRAQGTVALGDAEALAEFAAREDVKDCPSVPAAAEALALTQANVDGPGYAAERLAALGAALEGVSPGSPAFCGLAGQYVAALIDAGESEQAVTYYESAAAGHRGAGGQVSWELAAMGVRALLAAGRAEEALAELDSAKEFPADDPVAKDHREGVLRALVLATAGRSAEALEALPDLDVVGDHPRDWVEWAHVVGRLDQVISNTWQLGRVMRQWMTYFETMGVHRGRVELALISGHLAVKRQIPWQANALADLAESWLGSLRVTDGLPERVAELRAAAAAVTPPPAPGPQDELVEYFDAADGHNADPERWVGWLWPLSGTDLPATRRHTTTLSFLGYAPVGADILWKAVVEGGDPATAEDQDIAYLTGVLIEAGQDERLERFAAMLPAPAAHLALARLHRARERWEETSAEAGRSLEAGAEGTTALEARRLLAGAAQQLGDNAKGAAILRELVESEAGEEEDVWRMIVMATAAEDWPLVRAGAAKLGMPLASDEGPIEEEWHLVRVVLPVSDGSSREVLSVRTGPATARLLIPQPRGMDYNAGDVFVIDPRPLEPVPDDAEAQEGYVIPFAGVSMLRPGGFTSWFFDGAAPSEEDWTEFNEVMAERGWPMWVYSDENYTIAHPSTGERLQGVYGWIAVPPQVNPSELDAVLDDATERWSHPMAWLDLARAVGVEVERHERIVKEYGL
- a CDS encoding class III extradiol dioxygenase subunit B-like domain-containing protein, whose protein sequence is MLVAAAVCPHPPLIVPGLAGEASPELEPLRLACVAAVRSLAAARPDTLITVGGADATRSYAGDAAGGLAPWGGDVRVGSGPPVLPLSLTIGRWLLDLAGAGVPAAHQAVASDASSGECARLGRALAARGERVALLVMGDGSARLTVKSPGYLHPAAAGYDRALVRALGGADAGALAALDPAEAEELWVAGRAAFQVLAGAAGDRRMTGEALYDEAPYGVGYLVASWSQA
- a CDS encoding methylated-DNA--[protein]-cysteine S-methyltransferase, producing the protein MLDVAFAGVPTRVGTVMAAVTRAGVVAAAFRDGPEARGRVLEHLDAAEADDPARTTLVREELAAYFAGELQRFTVPVDWRLMSPLQRRVLGTLYTRVPYGKVITYGELGAASRAGVDARAIGQVMGSNPLPIIVPCHRVVAGNGIGGFSGTGIETKRWLLTLEGHLAPTLDWEL
- a CDS encoding CAP domain-containing protein — protein: MDRHDRPSPGRYNESSPASPTEFLSSEHSPRPRTGRRTLALSAAVAVVAAAVAAGGVIVFTGGSTPEQSTQKSSWRASEQDAGEAADDGDATALDSDDASAEAPAAADPGSSGGAGGALDISGSGSGDSGGSGGSREQTPVAKTAGPSGGESAKNKKNPGGESTDSQGARPGPDGPVGYVAPYQAQPGRASGLGADFFRDLRPSGPTAKPTSRHRPTAKPTASPTAKPTASPTAKPTATPSKSPAKPAPSPTSTGKGPSSIVTAEDEVARLTNAARQEQGCGPLRIDEKLRQAARGHSDDMAAKGYFDHNSQDGRTPWDRIKAAGYTSNMYAENIARGQQTPEAVVKAWLNSPGHRANIMNCKLKAIGVGVHFGSGGPWWTQDFGGS
- the dapF gene encoding diaminopimelate epimerase — protein: MRFVKGHGTENDFVILPDLDAGLDLHASLVARLCDRRAGIGADGILRVVPAKLSPEAGEILDREGAPRGGAEWFMDYRNADGGLAEMCGNGTRVFARYLVDSGLAEPGEFDIVTRGGVRRVSLGRTGDVTVDMGAPRVGGESRATVGGAEYTGLVVDMGNPHLACVTGDPVGLMDLSSQPGFDPAVFPAGVNVEMVNVVGERRVVMRVHERGSGETRSCGTGTVAAAVAAARLADEPEGTWIVEVPGGVLTVTLGAGTSLLAGPAVLVASGEVTGL
- the miaA gene encoding tRNA (adenosine(37)-N6)-dimethylallyltransferase MiaA; translation: MERPPVIAVVGPTAAGKSDLAVDLALRLGGEAVNADSMQLYRGMDIGTAKLTPAERRGVPHHLLDVWDVSRTASVAEYQRMARPLIDALRAEGRVPILVGGSGLYIRAALDALEFPGTDPGVRARLEAELAAVGSELLHQRLKELDPVAAEAVLSSNGRRIVRALEVIEISGRPFSATMPSYDAVYTSAQIGLHVPRPVLDERIALRVDRMWEAGFVEEVRALAGHGLADGRTASRALGYAQVLRHLAGEWTEDQAREETVRATRRFARRQESWFRRDPRVVWLPFDAPDLLEQALRLAGA